The Xanthomonas sp. CFBP 8443 genome has a window encoding:
- a CDS encoding MFS transporter produces MTGAPTSTSVGGIERAATTQLANWSGVFAMTLCVFALIASEFMPVSLLTPMATDLGVSEGLVGYGIAISGAFAVLTSLSIPALAGSMDRRTLLLGLTGAMAVSGAIIAMAPNYPIYMLGRALIGVVIGGFWSMSAATAMRLVPLAQVPRALSIFNGGNALATVIAAPLGSYLGAVVGWRGTFLCLIPVAAIAFVWQWASLPAMAAERRAGAGNVFRLLRSRHIALGMAACAAFFMGQFALFIYLRPFLETATRVEVATLSLILLGIGVAGLVGTFVIGAVLKRGLYRTLTAIPVLMATIALALIPLAHWLWPVAALLALWGLLATAAPVGWWSWIARAMPADAEAGGGLMVAVIQLAIALGSTVGGALFDRSGYESTFVASAALLLFGAFLSLMASRSSVAPSA; encoded by the coding sequence ATGACAGGCGCTCCAACAAGCACGTCGGTGGGCGGCATCGAACGCGCCGCGACAACGCAGTTGGCCAACTGGAGCGGCGTTTTCGCCATGACGCTGTGCGTGTTCGCGCTGATCGCATCGGAATTCATGCCCGTCAGTCTGCTGACGCCGATGGCGACCGACCTTGGCGTCAGCGAAGGCCTGGTGGGATATGGCATCGCCATCTCCGGTGCATTCGCGGTGCTCACCAGCCTGTCCATCCCTGCGCTGGCCGGCAGCATGGACCGCAGGACGCTGTTGCTTGGACTGACCGGCGCGATGGCTGTGTCCGGCGCGATCATCGCGATGGCGCCGAACTATCCGATCTACATGCTCGGCCGCGCGCTCATCGGCGTGGTCATCGGCGGTTTCTGGTCGATGTCTGCGGCCACCGCCATGCGCCTTGTGCCGCTCGCGCAGGTGCCGCGCGCCTTGTCCATCTTCAACGGCGGCAACGCGTTGGCCACGGTGATCGCCGCGCCGCTGGGCAGCTACCTGGGCGCGGTCGTCGGCTGGCGCGGTACCTTCCTCTGCCTGATTCCGGTGGCCGCCATCGCCTTTGTGTGGCAGTGGGCAAGCTTGCCGGCCATGGCCGCCGAACGCAGGGCCGGCGCCGGCAACGTCTTCCGCCTGCTTAGAAGCCGACATATCGCGTTGGGCATGGCGGCCTGTGCTGCGTTCTTCATGGGACAGTTCGCATTGTTCATCTACCTGCGGCCATTCCTTGAAACGGCGACGCGGGTCGAGGTGGCCACGCTCTCGCTCATCCTGCTGGGGATAGGTGTGGCGGGCTTGGTGGGTACCTTCGTGATCGGGGCGGTTCTCAAGCGCGGCCTGTATCGCACGCTGACCGCCATTCCGGTGCTCATGGCGACGATCGCGCTGGCGCTCATCCCCTTGGCCCACTGGCTATGGCCAGTTGCCGCGCTGCTGGCGCTATGGGGGTTGCTGGCGACTGCGGCTCCGGTGGGCTGGTGGAGCTGGATCGCGCGCGCCATGCCGGCGGATGCCGAAGCGGGTGGTGGGTTAATGGTGGCGGTGATCCAGCTCGCCATCGCCTTGGGTTCGACTGTGGGCGGGGCGCTGTTCGATCGCAGCGGCTACGAAAGCACCTTCGTGGCGAGTGCGGCGCTGCTGCTGTTCGGCGCGTTCCTGTCCCTGATGGCGTCGCGTTCGTCCGTGGCGCCATCCGCTTGA
- a CDS encoding cyclophilin-like fold protein, with amino-acid sequence MHLKLRSLIEQRALARWWPLCEAVALLGMVTLAGCAANPSEALGTMAQDARGASAKWEGTHMWMTVGERRFAVTLADTSAARAFAAQLPLALDMAELNGNEKHADLAKALPVRASRPGTIQKGDLMLYGTRTVVVFYESFHSSYTYTSLGRVDDPAGLAQALGRGDVRVAFSAE; translated from the coding sequence GTGCACTTGAAACTGCGCTCCCTCATCGAACAGCGGGCCTTGGCACGGTGGTGGCCCCTGTGCGAGGCAGTGGCGTTGCTGGGCATGGTGACGCTTGCCGGGTGCGCCGCGAACCCGTCCGAGGCGCTTGGGACGATGGCTCAGGATGCGCGTGGCGCGTCCGCGAAATGGGAGGGTACGCACATGTGGATGACCGTCGGCGAACGCCGCTTTGCCGTCACGTTGGCCGATACCTCTGCGGCCCGGGCGTTCGCCGCCCAGCTCCCGCTGGCGTTGGACATGGCGGAACTCAACGGCAACGAAAAACATGCCGACCTAGCGAAAGCGCTACCCGTTCGCGCGAGCCGACCGGGGACGATCCAGAAAGGCGATCTGATGCTCTATGGAACGCGCACGGTGGTCGTCTTCTACGAAAGCTTCCATTCGTCGTATACCTACACCAGCCTGGGACGGGTGGACGATCCCGCCGGCCTGGCCCAGGCTCTGGGCCGAGGCGACGTCCGGGTCGCTTTCTCGGCAGAATGA
- a CDS encoding UTRA domain-containing protein, protein MPTPLNPATGFGQRIVDALLARIAGGEWAADQRLPVERELAALFGCTRITLREALQQLESEGHIYRENRRGWFVSAPRVRHDPTSIAGFMQYVAAQGGMPRTELLGARRQPAGAMLARQLELDDAAEEVFVLQRRRWIGRRAVLLETNAILAVWAPTLLDYDLAASLSAVLAQRLGLRQARSRLSMYPATLDAEQAALLQSTAGTPCFRLQRVSYAADGRAVEFDIESWRHDVLEVTVEVQAPPE, encoded by the coding sequence ATGCCCACGCCATTGAATCCCGCCACCGGTTTCGGCCAGCGCATCGTCGATGCGCTGCTGGCGCGCATCGCCGGCGGCGAATGGGCCGCGGACCAGCGCCTGCCGGTGGAGCGCGAACTGGCCGCGCTGTTCGGCTGCACCCGCATCACCTTGCGCGAGGCGCTGCAGCAACTCGAATCGGAAGGACATATCTACCGCGAGAACCGCCGTGGCTGGTTCGTCAGCGCGCCGCGCGTGCGCCACGACCCCACCAGCATCGCCGGCTTCATGCAGTACGTGGCCGCGCAGGGCGGCATGCCGCGTACCGAACTGCTTGGCGCGCGCCGCCAACCGGCCGGCGCCATGCTGGCGCGGCAGCTGGAACTGGACGATGCCGCTGAAGAGGTTTTCGTCCTGCAGCGCCGGCGCTGGATCGGCCGCCGCGCGGTGCTGCTGGAGACCAACGCGATCCTGGCCGTCTGGGCACCGACCTTGCTCGACTACGACCTGGCCGCTTCGCTCAGCGCCGTGCTCGCGCAGCGGCTGGGGTTGCGCCAGGCGCGCAGCCGGCTGTCGATGTATCCGGCCACGCTGGATGCCGAGCAGGCCGCGCTGCTGCAGTCCACCGCCGGCACGCCATGCTTCCGGCTGCAGCGGGTGAGCTACGCCGCCGACGGCCGCGCGGTGGAGTTCGACATCGAGTCCTGGCGCCACGACGTGCTGGAAGTGACGGTGGAGGTGCAGGCGCCGCCCGAGTAA
- the pnuC gene encoding nicotinamide riboside transporter PnuC: MSPLELLAVLVNVLGVWLTARRVRWCWPVNVVAVLLYAWLFYQWKLYSDMLLQGVYVFLQGYGWWRWSQGRLDHGKVHVGPLPRREGVRSLLAGAAGAALLGWLMHRYTDAALPWLDAALSAFSLVASFWAARKRIANWGLWIVLDCVYVGVFVYKGLYPTAALYAGFVVLAGYGLRLWQADLQRAGAAQPAP; this comes from the coding sequence ATGTCCCCCCTCGAACTCCTCGCCGTGCTGGTCAACGTGCTCGGCGTGTGGCTGACCGCGCGGCGGGTGCGCTGGTGCTGGCCGGTCAACGTCGTCGCCGTGCTGCTCTATGCGTGGCTGTTCTACCAATGGAAGCTGTACTCGGACATGCTGCTGCAGGGCGTCTACGTGTTCCTGCAGGGCTACGGTTGGTGGCGCTGGAGCCAGGGTCGGCTGGACCACGGAAAGGTCCATGTCGGTCCGCTGCCGCGGCGCGAAGGCGTGCGGTCGTTGCTGGCCGGCGCCGCCGGCGCGGCGCTGCTGGGCTGGCTGATGCATCGCTACACCGACGCCGCGCTGCCGTGGCTGGATGCGGCGCTGTCCGCCTTCAGCCTGGTCGCCAGTTTCTGGGCGGCGCGCAAACGCATCGCCAACTGGGGCCTGTGGATCGTGCTCGACTGCGTCTACGTCGGCGTCTTCGTCTACAAGGGGCTGTATCCCACCGCGGCGCTGTATGCCGGCTTCGTGGTACTGGCGGGGTACGGCCTGCGGCTGTGGCAGGCCGACCTGCAACGCGCGGGCGCTGCGCAGCCGGCGCCATGA